A stretch of DNA from Mycolicibacterium celeriflavum:
ATCCGGTTGATGGCGCTGGTCGAGTACTCGGCCGACGAGATCGAGACCGTCTTTGCCGATTTCAAGGATCTCGAGGTGTGCGTGTACGCCGCACCTACCCAGACCGTCATCGGCGGCCCGCCCGACCAGGTCGATGCGATCATCGAGCGTTGCGAGCAAGAGGGCAAATTCGCGCGCAAGATGCAGACCAAGGGCGCCAGCCACACCTCGCAGATGGACCCGCTGCTGGGTGAGCTGGCCGCCGAACTCGTTGGCATCCAAGCGCATCCGCTGAAGATCGGGTACTTCTCGACGGTGCACGAGGGCCGCTACATCCGGCCCGGCGAGACGATCCACGACGTCGACTACTGGAAGAAGGGGCTGCGCCACAGCGTCTACTTCACCCACGGCATCCGCAATGCCGTCGACAACGGCCACACCACGTTCCTGGAGTTGGCGCCGAATCCCGTTGCGCTGATGCAGGTCGGCCTGACGACGGCGGCGGCAGGTCTTCACGACGCACAGTTGATCGCGACGCTGGCGCGCAAGCAGGACGAGGTCGACTCGATGACCGTGGCGATGGCGCAGCTGTTCGTGTACGGCCATGATCTGGACGTCCGCACGCTGTTCCCGCGACGGTCCAAGGGGCTGGGCGGGGCGCTGGATTTCGCGAACATCCCGCCGACGCGGTTCCGGCGCAAGCCGCACTGGCTCGACGCGCGGTTCACCGGGGACAGCTCGGTGATGATGCCCGGCAACCACGTCGCGACTCCGGACGGCCGGCATGTCTGGGAGTTCGCGCCGAAGGGTGAGCCGGATCTCGCCGCGCTGGTGAAAGCCGCTGCGGCGCAGGTGCTTCCGGACGCCAAGCTGGTCGCCTCCGAGCAGCGCGCCGTCCCCGGCGAGGGGGCGAGGCTGGTGACGACGCTGGCCCGTCATCCCGGCGGGGCCAGCGTGCAGGTGCACGCACGCATCGACGAGTCGTTCACGCTGGTGTACGACGCGGTGGTGAGCCGTGACGGTGCCGTCGGTGCATTGCCGGTCGCCGTCGGCGCCGGCACTGGTGTGGCTCAGCAGGTTTCGGCGGCGCCTGTCGGTGACGAGCCGCAGGCTGATGCGGAGATCCTGCAGGACAACCTCACGGCAGGCGCAGGCCTGGCGGCTGGCTTCGCCAAGTGGTCACCGGACTCCGGGGAGACCATCCACGACCGGTTGGGCGCAATCGTCGGCGGCGCGATGGGTTACGAGCCCGAGGACCTGCCCTGGGAGGTGCCGCTGATCGAACTCGGCCTCGATTCGCTGATGGCCGTGCGGATCAAGAACCGTGTCGAGTACGACTTCGACCTGCCACCGATCCAGCTGACCGCGGTGCGCGACGCCAACTTGTATGCCGTGGAGAAGCTGATCGAATACGCGATCGAGCACCGCGACGAGGTCGACCAGCTCGCCGAGCACCAGAAGTCCAAGACCGCAGAGGAGATCGCGGCCGAGCAGGCCGAGCTGATGGGCGGCGCGACGACCGTTGCCGAACTCGAGCAGGTCCTGGCCGAGCGGGGCGGTGAATCTCCGCTCACCAGTGCCGGCACGGCGACCTTCACCGACATCCCGCCGCCGCCGACGGATCCGAGCGGTCCCACGGGTCCAAACATCCCGCCGCCGCCGACGGATCCGAGCGGTCCCACCGGTCCGTCGGAGTCGACGGTCGCGGCGGCCGCCAAGGCACTCAGCCAGGAGGCGGTCACCGAGGCGCTGGGCACCGACGTGCCCCCGCGTGACGCCGCAGAACGTGTCACGTTCGCGACATGGGCGATCGTCACCGGCAAGTCGCCGGGCGGAATCTTCAACGAACTTACCGCGGTTGACGACTCGACCGCGAGCAAGATCGCCGAGCGGCTGACCGAACGCGTCGACGAGGGCAAGATCACCGCCGACGATGTCACCGGCGCAAAGACCATCGAGGAGTTGGCCACCACGGTCCGCGAGTACCTCGAGGGCGGCAAGGTCGACGGCTTCGTGCGGACCTTGCGCGCCCCACAGGAGGGCTCGAACCGGATCCCGGTGTTCGTCTTCCACGCCGCGGGCGGATCCACGGTGGTCTACGAGCCGCTGCTCAAACGGCTGCCGGCCGACACCCCGATGTACGGCATCGAACGGGTGGAGGGCTCGATCGAGGAGCGTGCCCGCGAGTACGTGCCGAAGCTGTTGGAGCTCAACGGTGATCGACCGTTCGCCCTGGCGGGCTGGTCGTTGGGCGGTGTGCTGGCCTACGCGTGCGCGATCGGGCTCAAGCAGGCCGGCGCCGATGTGCGGTTCGTCGGTCTCATCGACGCGGTCCGTCCGGGTGAGGAGATTCCGCAGACGCGGGAGGAGACCCGCGCCCGCTGGGATCGCTACGCGCGGTTCGCCGAGCGCACGTTCAACGTCGAGGTGCCCGAGATCCCTTACGAGGAACTCGAAAAGCTCGACGACGAGGGTCAGGTGAAGTTCGTCCTGGACGTGGTGAGCCAAAGCGGCGTGCAGATCCCGGGCGGCATCATCGAGCACCAGCGCACGTCGTACCTGGATCAGCGGGCCATCGACACCGCCGAGATCAAGCCGTACGACGGCAAGGTCACGCTGTACATGGCCGACCGCTACCACGACGACGCGATCTACTTCGAGCCGCGCTATGCCACCCGCAAGCCCGACGGTGGCTGGGGTGAGTTCGTCTCCGAACTCGAGGTCGTTCCGGTCGGGGGTGAGCACATCCAGGTGATCGACGAGCCGTACATTGCGAAGGTCGGTGCGCATATGAGCGAGGCGATCAGCCGGATCGAGAGCGAGAACGAGTGACCACCAAGACGACCGCAGAACTGCTGTCCGAACTCCGCGAAAAGCTGGAGCAGGCCAAGGAGCCCGGTGGCGAGAAGGCGGTGGCCAAGCGGGAGAAGAAGGGGATCCCGAGCGCGCGCGCCCGAATTCACGCGCTGGTCGACCCGGGCAGCTTTCTGGAGATCGGCGCGCTGGCGAAGACGCCCGGCGATCCGAACGCGTTGTTCGGCGACGGAGTGGTGACCGGTCACGGGAGAATCAACGGCAGGCCGGTCGGCGTGTTCAGCCACGACCAGACGGTGTTCCAGGGCTCGGTCGGCGAGATGTTCGGCCGCAAGGTGGCCAAGCTGATGGAGTGGGTGGCGATGGTCGGCTGCCCGATCATCGGCATCAACGACTCCGCGGGCGCCCGGATCCAGGACGCCGTGACATCGCTGGCGTGGTACGCCGAACTGGGCCGTCGCCATGAGTTGCTGCGCGGCTTGGTGCCCGAGATCTCCATCATTCTCGGCAAATGCGCGGGCGGAGCGGTGTATTCGCCGATCCAGACCGATCTGGTGGTGGCGGTGCGCGATCAGGGTTACATGTTCGTCACCGGACCCGATGTCATCAAGGACGTCACCGGTGAGGACGTGTCGCTCGACGAACTGGGCGGTGCCGACGCGCAGGCCCGCTACGGCAACATCCACCAGGTGGTGGAGAGCGAGGCCGCCGCGTTCCAGTACGTCCGCGACTACCTGGACTTCCTGCCCGCCAACACGTTCGACGACCCGCCGTTCGTCAACCCGGGCCTGGAACCCGAGACCACACCGCACGACTACGAGCTCGACACGATTGTGCCGGACAGCGACAACATGGCCTACGACATGCACGAGATCCTGCTGCGGATCTTCGACGACGGCGATGTGTTCGACGTGGCCGAGCAGCAGGGACCGGCGATTATCACCGCGTTCGCCCGTGTCGACGGCCGCCCGGTCGGAGTGGTCGCCAATCAGCCGATGCACTTGTCCGGCGCGATCGACAACGAGGCTTCCGACAAGGCGGCGCGGTTCATCCGATTCTGCGACTCCTACAATCTGCCACTGGTTTTCGTGGTCGATACGCCAGGGTTCATGCCGGGCGTCGAGCAGGAGAAGGGCGGCATCATCAAGCGCGGCGGCCGGTTCCTCAACGCCGTCGTCGAGGCCGACGTGCCGAAGGTGACGATCACGATCCGTAAGTCCTACGGCGGCGCGTATGCGGTGATGGGTTCCAAGCAGCTCTCCGCCGACCTGAACTTCGCATGGCCGACCGCACGGATCGCGGTGATCGGCGCCGAGGGTGCGGCACAGCTGTTGGTGAAGCGGTTCCCCGACCCGACCGCGCCGGAAGTCCAGAAGATCCGCGCCGACTTCATCGAGGGTTACAACCTCAACATGGCCACGCCGTGGATCGCGGCGGAGCGCGGGTTCATCGACGCGGTGATCCAGCCGCACGAGACCCGCCTTTTGCTGCGGAAGTCGATGAACTTGTTGCGCGACAAGCAAATCGACCGCGTGCAGCGCAAACACGGCCTCACCCCGATTTAGTTTCTGCAGCTCCTTCGCGAGGGCCCACCCCTTCTTCGCGAGCGTGCGTGTTTGCACACGACACGCCGCGGATTTTCGACAGTCTGCGCACCCTCGTCGCATTCTGAAGGTGCGCATAACGGTGCGCCGCCTAGTTCATGTCTCCAGCCGTGGTCGCGATGTCGTCGCCGAACCACTTCTCTTTGATCAGGTTGTAAGTGCCGTCTTCACGCATCCGGAACAGCGTCTGATTGATCGGTCTGCGCAGCGGACTGTCGATCTTGGTGACGAAGCCTTGGTCCTCTTCATGGAAAACCGGTCCGGCCATCACCGCCACACCCTCACCACGGTGGGCCACGTAGTACCGCAGTACGGGGGCATCGAAAACGACCGCATCGTAGCCCTCTTCACGCAATAGGTGGTAGGAGTCCTCGACGGTGGAGGTTTCGGTGGCATCAATGCCCATGCTCCGAAGAAACGTCGCGGCGGTGGTGCCTGCGACGGTGGCAACCGATTTGTCGTACAGGTCTGCGGGTCCGGTGATCTTGGCGTCCAGTTTGGCGACGGTCAACGTGGCGCTGAGGTTGGCCGAGCAATAGGCGATGAAGACGATGCCTGCAAAACCCCACAGGATCGCCAATGCTTTGGTGACCGTCTTCGTCGCGGAGGCGCTGTTCTTGCCCACCAGTGAGCCAATGCCCCAGCCGAACGATTGGACGATACCGGGAAAGTAGGCGCGCGACACGACTGGCTTGTGGCTACGGCGTTCGATGAGCCAAAAGGCATGTGCGGGAACCATACTGACGACCACGGCAGCGCTCAGCCAGATCAGCATCGTCCGGGACAGCAGGAGGTCGAGGTAGCCGCCCAAGCCGGGCACCGACGGCCGGGTGTCGTGGACGGGCACGATGATCTGCAAGCCGGCATCGAGCGTCGGGTGGGTGAAGTCGAACGACCGCTCCCGCTCCGCCGTCAACGAAATGCCTCCGACGGCCACCTTGGCCCCTCCGTCGGCGACCGCAGCCAATTGACCACGCACATCGCCGGTGTCGACGTAATCCGTCGACCAGTCGAGGCGTTTGGTGATCTCCTCCCACAACTCGACGCTGAACCCTGTCATCGCGCCGCTGCCGGTCGGCATGACGAATGGCTCCAGGGAGTGAACGGCGGCGGTGACCGTCCGCGTGCCCGGCGCGGGTGCAGGTGCGGGTTCGGGTTCGGCGGAAGCTCGCGGGGCGGAACCGGGTACTGCTGCGAACAGACACACCCAGAGAACGGTCACGGCCAGCGCATACCACCGCACACCCATGAGACGGTCGACCTCTTTCCACCTTGGCGGCTCTACGAACCATACAAGCCGCCCAATCCGCGGCCGCGGGCCACCGCAATGGGTCCCTAAATCGGCGGGAACTCCATCCAGTCGTCGACCATGAACGCGTCTCCCCGCGCGACGACCGTGGCGCCGCCATGGCCCGGGTAGTGCGCCGGCACCGCCGCGGCCCGACGCCGCGACGCCTCGGTCAGGATGCGTTTTCGCGTCGCCGCCGCCGCGTCGAAGTCTTCGTCCCAGCCGCACGGATCGTCCGGTCTGACAATCTGGATCGGGCAGTGCGTCAGGTCGCCGACGAAAACCGGCTCTCCTGACACTTCCGTGGGTTGATTTCTGAGATGTCTGGGGCGCACGTCGTTGTCGCTTAAGGTTTCTGGCTTGTCAAGGGTCAGGAACCAAGGGAGCGGGCAACGACGTGCGCAATGTGAGGTTATGGCGTGGGCTGCTGGGTGTCGACAAGCGCACGGTGATCGAGGCGGTCGAGTTCGAGGAATTCGAAGGCCAGGACGCCGAGGGCGCCGCACTGGTGGTGGCGCGGGTGCGGCCACGAAGCGGGTCTCACGGCGTTGTGGCCGCTGTGGCCGCAGGGCGTCTTGGTATGACCGGGGTGAGGGTCGACGCCGGTGGCGGGGCCTGGATTGGGGCACTGTGCAGGTGGTGCTGGAGGCCGAGGCGCCGCGGGTGAACTGCCCCACCCACGGGCCGACGGTGGCGGCGGTGCCGTGGGCGCGTCATCACGCCGGACACACTTTGGCCTTCGATGACACGGTGGCCTGGTTGGCGGTGGCGTGCTCGAAAACCGCGGTGTGCGAGTTGATGCGGGTCGCCTGGCGCACCGTCGGCGCGATCGTGGCCCGGGTCTGGGCCGACACCGAGAAGACCTTCGACCGGTTCGCGGGCCTGCGCCGCATCGGCATCGACGAGATCTCCTACAAACGCCACCACAAGTACTTGACGGTGGTCGTTGATCACGACAGCGGCCGGCTGGTGTGGGCCGCACCCGGGCGCGACACCAAGACGCTGCGGCGGTTCTTCGACGCCTTGGGCGCCCAGCGGTGCGCACAGATCACCCACGTCTCCGCTGATGCCGCCGACTGGATCGCCGACGTCGTCGCCCAACGCTGCCCGGCCGCGATCCGTTGTGCGGATCCGTTCCATGTGGTGGCCTGGGCCACCGAGGCACTCGACGTCGAGCGGCGCCGGGCCTGGAACGACGCGCGAGCGCTGGCGCGCACCGAGCCCACGTGGGGCCGGGGTCGGCCCGGTAAGGACACCGCGCCGCGGCCGGGCCGTGAGCACGCCCGCAAGCTCAAGGGGGCCCGCTACGCGTTGTGGAAGAACCCCGAAGACCTCACCGAACGCCAGAACGCCAAACTGGCCTGGATCGCCAAGACCGACACCCGCCTCTATCGCGCCTATCTGCTCAAAGAGGGCTTACGGCATGTGTTCTCGGTCAAAGGCGAGGAAGGCAAACAGGCCCTGGACAAGTGGACCTCCTGGGCGCGGCGTTGCCGCATCCCGGTGTTCGTCGAGCTCGCCGGCCGCATCGTGCGCCACCGGGTGGCCATCGACGCCACGCTCGATCACGGCCTCTCCCAAGGACTGATCGAATCCACCAACACCAAGATCCGACTCCTGACCCGCATCGCGTTCGGATTTCGCTCCCCAGACGCACTCATCGCCCTGGCCATGCTCGCCCTCGGCGGCCACCGCCCCGCGCTACCAGGACGCATCAACCACCCACGGATCAGTCAGTAGAGCCCGAAAACCGCGGGTTTACCGGCGTCAAGCCACACCACCGACGACCCGGGGGTGTGGCCCGCCGCGGGGCGAAGCCACAGCGACTGGCTGAGTTGATGGTCGCCGGACCACAACTCGATCTGAGGCTCGACGGGAGAAACGCTGTCGTCGAACACCGTTCGCACATGCCGTTGCACTGATTCCTCATCCTCGGTCCGCGGCGTCGACGACTGCGCCGGACCGTCGGGACCGAAGTGCCGATAGTCGGCTTCGGGGACCAGGTAACGGGCGTTGGGAAACGTCGGAACCCATGAGTCGTTGAGACACAGCGTATTCCACCCCACGTGGTCGAAATGCAGATGTGTGTTGACGACGACGTCCACCTCCGCCGGGTCGAATCCTGCGGCGCGGAACGAAGCAAGGAACTCGGTCTGCAAGCCCGACAGCACGGCCATCCGCGGGCGCGACTTGTCGTTGCCCGCGCCGGTGTCGACCAGCACGGTCAGCCCGTCGACCTCGATCACCCAGATCTGCAATGCGATGCGCCATCCGGACTCGGCCCAGTATGTCGGTGAGAACTCGTCGGCATGTTTGGACCAGGCGTCCGCGGGTGTGTGCGGGAACACCGCCTTCGGCAAGTCGTCGACCTGCCACTCGACGACGCGGGTGAGCGCCGCGGCGCCGAGCCGAATCTGGTCCACCGCCTCAGATTAGATGACGCGTACACAGTCACGCCCGCTCACAGCGTCACGAGCGTGCACATAGTGTCGAAAATCCGCGGTGTGTCGTGTGCAGACATGCACGCTCGCCGATAAAGGTCGCGGCGTTCGCGCCAATTGTTACGGCTTGATGCGGATGTGGCCGGGGCTGTACAACCCGCTGCGCGTAGCCGTGCCGAAGTCCAGCGTCGCCGGCGTCGCACCCTGCGCCTCGGGGGTCATGTCGAACTTGCGCAGCGAACCCCAGTCGCGGCCCCAGTCCTTCGACAGATACGTCGCCATCACGTGTGCACGCAGCAACAGATCAGTGATGCCGAGCAGTCCGCCGTTGAGCCCGTCCTGCCAGGTGTCGGTGTCTTTGCGCTTGGCGTTGTAGTCCGGTGTGATGCGGAAATTCGGAATCTCTGTGACGCCGTTGGCGTGCAGCATCGGCTGCTGGCACGGGAACGCCAGGCCGACGGCCCAGTCCATCAGCACCGGCTGCTCCGATCCGACGTACTCCTGAACGGAGCGTACCTCGGGCACCCGCGGCGGCGTGACGGCCAGCCAGTCGCCCGTCGTCAGCGAACGGTCTTCGGCGACAACGCGAACCGCGACTGCATCGGATGGAATGTCGGCACGCGGGAACCGCAAGTTTCGCCACGACGGGATCGGGCCCAGATCATAGGGAACCAACCGCCCGGCGGGCACCGGCGCACCGTCCGGGCCGCGGCGCGCGTACTCCAATTCGACGGCCTCGCCCTCGGTGCGCCCGTTGAACACGCTGTCGCCGGTGATGGTGCCCGCCGCGGTGATGACGACAAGCGGATGCGCGTCGTCGGCGGGCGGCAGTTCATACCACGCCGACGTCAGCGTGCTCTGCTGTTGCGGGCCCTCGACGTAGCTGCCCGCGAGCGGCACCCGCTTAGGATCGAGCCCGTACGGCAGCGGCACCGTGGACCCGTTGACCCCCGGAGTCTTGAGCTTTGTCGGCTGGTCCCAATCGTAATCGGTACCCGGCATCGGGAGGTTGACCCGGATCGCCTCGGCGACAATGTCTTCCGGAACCCCGCTGGGGGAGAAGCCGACCGGTCCGACGCCGCCCAGCGGTCCCAGCGGCCCGTAATCGCCGGGCAGCGGCTCGAGGAACCCGTCGTTGGTGTCGGGTTCGACGAGCACATCGTCGGCCAGGCCGCAGCCGCCGGTGAAGGCTCGCAGGTTGGCCCATCCGTTCGAGTACGTCGGATACTGGCGTACCACGCCGATGAGCATCGAACCGACGAACACCACCACCATGAACCCCGCGACGACCGGGATTGGCGCGGCGGTCAGCGCCCGCGCGATGCGGCCTTCACCGCGGGTTCGTGACGAGAAGTGCAGCCACGCCGCCCACAGGGCAGCGATCGCAAACAGCACGAAAAAGATTGTGCTTAACGTGATTCCGCCGACTGCAGGCTTGTCGTTGTTGAACGGTACGCCGAAGCTGGACACATACCACCAGCCGTTGGTGGTCGCGAAACACAACGCCAGCACGAACAACACCGCGGCCAGGAACGCCATCCGGTTGCGGGACCAGGCCAGCACCTTCGGTGACATCAACACGGTCGCCAGGGCCGCCATCGCGGCGCCCACCGCGGCGAAGAGACCGAAGTGGTGCACCCACTTGGTCGGGGTGAACATC
This window harbors:
- the pks13 gene encoding polyketide synthase Pks13 (Pks13 is a key enzyme in mycolic acid biosynthesis.), yielding MADTQDDSQQPEADVLAEATPEAEVQLAPEKPLTAPGSDVAAGAAPGSDMSVNEMREWLRNWIGNATGQSPDSINESAPMVELGLSSRDAVAMASDIEDLTGVTLTATVAFRHPTIESLATVIIEGEPELEQGEDDEDWSRDDTAARDIAIVGLATRFPGDMNTPDQTWQALLEGRDAISDLPEGRWEEFLGEPRIAERVAKARTRGGYLSDIKGFDAEFFALSKMEADNVDPQQRMALELTWEALENARIPASSLRGGNVGVYIGSSLNDYSFLAMSDPSVAHPYAITGTASSIIANRVSYFYDFRGPSVAVDTACSSSLVAAHQGVQALRSGEADVAIVGGVNALITPLVTVGFDEVGGVLAPDGRIKSFSQDADGYARSEGGGMLVLKRVADARRDGDEILAVIAGSAVNHDGRSNGLLAPNPDAQAEVLRKAYRDAGINPRSVDYIEAHGTGTILGDPIEADALGRVVGRGRTPDKPALLGAIKSNVGHLESAAGAASLAKMTLALRNDKIPPSINYAGPNPYIDFDGVHLKVADTVTDWPRYSGHAITGVSGFGFGGANAHLVLREVLPSDLVEPEPEEPVAEATAAPSEATAVYVGGVRMDEYGEFIDDDSEDGDAPDRPAVTVDDEPELPGLTDEALRLLEVAREELESGELPTPVVPLVVSGFLTSRKKATAAELADWIDSPEGRESSLESIGRALSRRNHGRSRAVVLAHDHDEAVKGMRAIAEGKQHPSVFSADGPVTNGPVWVLAGFGAQHRKMGKNLYLRNEVFAEWINKVDALIQDERGYSIVEMILDDAVDYTNETCEYPIEVVQTVIFALQIALGELLKHHGAKPAAVVGQSLGEAAAAYFAGGLSLEDATRAICSRAHLMGEGEAMLFGEWIRLMALVEYSADEIETVFADFKDLEVCVYAAPTQTVIGGPPDQVDAIIERCEQEGKFARKMQTKGASHTSQMDPLLGELAAELVGIQAHPLKIGYFSTVHEGRYIRPGETIHDVDYWKKGLRHSVYFTHGIRNAVDNGHTTFLELAPNPVALMQVGLTTAAAGLHDAQLIATLARKQDEVDSMTVAMAQLFVYGHDLDVRTLFPRRSKGLGGALDFANIPPTRFRRKPHWLDARFTGDSSVMMPGNHVATPDGRHVWEFAPKGEPDLAALVKAAAAQVLPDAKLVASEQRAVPGEGARLVTTLARHPGGASVQVHARIDESFTLVYDAVVSRDGAVGALPVAVGAGTGVAQQVSAAPVGDEPQADAEILQDNLTAGAGLAAGFAKWSPDSGETIHDRLGAIVGGAMGYEPEDLPWEVPLIELGLDSLMAVRIKNRVEYDFDLPPIQLTAVRDANLYAVEKLIEYAIEHRDEVDQLAEHQKSKTAEEIAAEQAELMGGATTVAELEQVLAERGGESPLTSAGTATFTDIPPPPTDPSGPTGPNIPPPPTDPSGPTGPSESTVAAAAKALSQEAVTEALGTDVPPRDAAERVTFATWAIVTGKSPGGIFNELTAVDDSTASKIAERLTERVDEGKITADDVTGAKTIEELATTVREYLEGGKVDGFVRTLRAPQEGSNRIPVFVFHAAGGSTVVYEPLLKRLPADTPMYGIERVEGSIEERAREYVPKLLELNGDRPFALAGWSLGGVLAYACAIGLKQAGADVRFVGLIDAVRPGEEIPQTREETRARWDRYARFAERTFNVEVPEIPYEELEKLDDEGQVKFVLDVVSQSGVQIPGGIIEHQRTSYLDQRAIDTAEIKPYDGKVTLYMADRYHDDAIYFEPRYATRKPDGGWGEFVSELEVVPVGGEHIQVIDEPYIAKVGAHMSEAISRIESENE
- a CDS encoding acyl-CoA carboxylase subunit beta gives rise to the protein MTTKTTAELLSELREKLEQAKEPGGEKAVAKREKKGIPSARARIHALVDPGSFLEIGALAKTPGDPNALFGDGVVTGHGRINGRPVGVFSHDQTVFQGSVGEMFGRKVAKLMEWVAMVGCPIIGINDSAGARIQDAVTSLAWYAELGRRHELLRGLVPEISIILGKCAGGAVYSPIQTDLVVAVRDQGYMFVTGPDVIKDVTGEDVSLDELGGADAQARYGNIHQVVESEAAAFQYVRDYLDFLPANTFDDPPFVNPGLEPETTPHDYELDTIVPDSDNMAYDMHEILLRIFDDGDVFDVAEQQGPAIITAFARVDGRPVGVVANQPMHLSGAIDNEASDKAARFIRFCDSYNLPLVFVVDTPGFMPGVEQEKGGIIKRGGRFLNAVVEADVPKVTITIRKSYGGAYAVMGSKQLSADLNFAWPTARIAVIGAEGAAQLLVKRFPDPTAPEVQKIRADFIEGYNLNMATPWIAAERGFIDAVIQPHETRLLLRKSMNLLRDKQIDRVQRKHGLTPI
- a CDS encoding transporter substrate-binding domain-containing protein, giving the protein MGVRWYALAVTVLWVCLFAAVPGSAPRASAEPEPAPAPAPGTRTVTAAVHSLEPFVMPTGSGAMTGFSVELWEEITKRLDWSTDYVDTGDVRGQLAAVADGGAKVAVGGISLTAERERSFDFTHPTLDAGLQIIVPVHDTRPSVPGLGGYLDLLLSRTMLIWLSAAVVVSMVPAHAFWLIERRSHKPVVSRAYFPGIVQSFGWGIGSLVGKNSASATKTVTKALAILWGFAGIVFIAYCSANLSATLTVAKLDAKITGPADLYDKSVATVAGTTAATFLRSMGIDATETSTVEDSYHLLREEGYDAVVFDAPVLRYYVAHRGEGVAVMAGPVFHEEDQGFVTKIDSPLRRPINQTLFRMREDGTYNLIKEKWFGDDIATTAGDMN
- a CDS encoding MBL fold metallo-hydrolase — protein: MDQIRLGAAALTRVVEWQVDDLPKAVFPHTPADAWSKHADEFSPTYWAESGWRIALQIWVIEVDGLTVLVDTGAGNDKSRPRMAVLSGLQTEFLASFRAAGFDPAEVDVVVNTHLHFDHVGWNTLCLNDSWVPTFPNARYLVPEADYRHFGPDGPAQSSTPRTEDEESVQRHVRTVFDDSVSPVEPQIELWSGDHQLSQSLWLRPAAGHTPGSSVVWLDAGKPAVFGLY